A window from Pangasianodon hypophthalmus isolate fPanHyp1 chromosome 4, fPanHyp1.pri, whole genome shotgun sequence encodes these proteins:
- the LOC113540512 gene encoding mucin-5AC-like isoform X2, which produces MKLNYFAGILLAMQWIVCVSTRHGRPASCCIVTSTDRVNVSEIESYVRENSPCHLKAVRFLLVNGKTICSDPKDAWAKHAIEKLRKRTTIKVPTTPKSWTTSTSSPGTNTESTITMTTPKGTSTTWKPRTYITHRSSTKGPLRNTHKPPQWTTTQIPTTKMTTITDRKPLTTDIKTTSMTMTTEIPVTTTTPKGPSTTWKPRTYITHRSSTKGPLRNTHKPPQWTTTQIPTTKMTTITDRKPLTTDIKTTSMTMTTEIPVRTTTPKGPSTTWKPRTYITHRSSTKGPLRNTHKPPQWTTTQIPTTKMTMTTTTTKGTSTKERPVQKPSTPKIKPRITRCPPIVISEQDKLKGESSSTSGKKKIPWTVRRLKKKSKKGLRRAQMNSRSDKECVER; this is translated from the exons ATGAAGCTGAATTACTTTGCAGGGATTCTTTTGGCCATGCAGTGGATCGTTTGCGTGTCTACGA gACATGGACGCCCAGCATCATGTTGTATAGTCACCAGCACAGACAGGGTCAATGTTTCAGAAATTGAGAGCTATGTGCGTGAAAACTCACCGTGTCACCTCAAAGCTGTAAG GTTCCTATTGGTAAACGGCAAAACAATATGCTCTGATCCAAAGGACGCTTGGGCCAAACATGCCATAGAGAAGCTGCGTAAAAGAACAACCATAAAAGTACCCACTACCCCAAAATCATGGACTACAAGCACATCTTCACCAGGAACAAATACAGAAAGCACAATAACCATGACGACACCTAAAGGAACATCGACCACATGGAAACCAAGAACATACATCACTCATAGATCTTCGACTAAAGGACCGCTTAGGAATACCCACAAGCCACCTCAATGGACAACAACGCAAATTCCAACAACAAAGATGACTACTATTACAGATAGGAAGCCATTGACAACTGATATCAAGACAACTTCAATGACCATGACGACAGAAATCCCAGTGACCACGACAACACCTAAAGGACCATCAACCACCTGGAAACCAAGAACATACATCACTCATAGATCTTCGACTAAAGGACCGCTTAGGAATACCCACAAGCCACCTCAGTGGACAACAACGCAAATTCCAACAACAAAGATGACTACTATTACGGATAGGAAGCCATTGACAACTGATATCAAGACGACTTCAATGACCATGACGACAGAAATCCCAGTGAGGACAACAACACCTAAAGGACCATCAACCACATGGAAACCAAGAACATACATCACTCATAGATCTTCAACTAAAGGACCGCTTAGGAATACCCACAAGCCACCTCAGTGGACAACAACGCAAATTCCGACAACAAAGATGACTATGACCACGACAACAACTAAAGGAACATCAACCAAGGAAAGACCAGTCCAGAAACCATCCACACCGAAAATTAAACCACGGATAACACGCTGCCCACCAATCGTGATCTCCGAGCAAGACAAGCTCAAGGGAGAGTCCAGCAGCACCTCAGGAAAGAAGAAAATTCCATGGACAGTCAGAcgtttgaaaaagaaaagtaagaaGGGACTAAGGAGAGCACAGATGAACTCCAGGAGTGACAAAGAATGTGTAGAACGTTGA
- the LOC113540512 gene encoding mucin-5AC-like isoform X1, which produces MKLNYFAGILLAMQWIVCVSTTGHGRPASCCIVTSTDRVNVSEIESYVRENSPCHLKAVRFLLVNGKTICSDPKDAWAKHAIEKLRKRTTIKVPTTPKSWTTSTSSPGTNTESTITMTTPKGTSTTWKPRTYITHRSSTKGPLRNTHKPPQWTTTQIPTTKMTTITDRKPLTTDIKTTSMTMTTEIPVTTTTPKGPSTTWKPRTYITHRSSTKGPLRNTHKPPQWTTTQIPTTKMTTITDRKPLTTDIKTTSMTMTTEIPVRTTTPKGPSTTWKPRTYITHRSSTKGPLRNTHKPPQWTTTQIPTTKMTMTTTTTKGTSTKERPVQKPSTPKIKPRITRCPPIVISEQDKLKGESSSTSGKKKIPWTVRRLKKKSKKGLRRAQMNSRSDKECVER; this is translated from the exons ATGAAGCTGAATTACTTTGCAGGGATTCTTTTGGCCATGCAGTGGATCGTTTGCGTGTCTACGA caggACATGGACGCCCAGCATCATGTTGTATAGTCACCAGCACAGACAGGGTCAATGTTTCAGAAATTGAGAGCTATGTGCGTGAAAACTCACCGTGTCACCTCAAAGCTGTAAG GTTCCTATTGGTAAACGGCAAAACAATATGCTCTGATCCAAAGGACGCTTGGGCCAAACATGCCATAGAGAAGCTGCGTAAAAGAACAACCATAAAAGTACCCACTACCCCAAAATCATGGACTACAAGCACATCTTCACCAGGAACAAATACAGAAAGCACAATAACCATGACGACACCTAAAGGAACATCGACCACATGGAAACCAAGAACATACATCACTCATAGATCTTCGACTAAAGGACCGCTTAGGAATACCCACAAGCCACCTCAATGGACAACAACGCAAATTCCAACAACAAAGATGACTACTATTACAGATAGGAAGCCATTGACAACTGATATCAAGACAACTTCAATGACCATGACGACAGAAATCCCAGTGACCACGACAACACCTAAAGGACCATCAACCACCTGGAAACCAAGAACATACATCACTCATAGATCTTCGACTAAAGGACCGCTTAGGAATACCCACAAGCCACCTCAGTGGACAACAACGCAAATTCCAACAACAAAGATGACTACTATTACGGATAGGAAGCCATTGACAACTGATATCAAGACGACTTCAATGACCATGACGACAGAAATCCCAGTGAGGACAACAACACCTAAAGGACCATCAACCACATGGAAACCAAGAACATACATCACTCATAGATCTTCAACTAAAGGACCGCTTAGGAATACCCACAAGCCACCTCAGTGGACAACAACGCAAATTCCGACAACAAAGATGACTATGACCACGACAACAACTAAAGGAACATCAACCAAGGAAAGACCAGTCCAGAAACCATCCACACCGAAAATTAAACCACGGATAACACGCTGCCCACCAATCGTGATCTCCGAGCAAGACAAGCTCAAGGGAGAGTCCAGCAGCACCTCAGGAAAGAAGAAAATTCCATGGACAGTCAGAcgtttgaaaaagaaaagtaagaaGGGACTAAGGAGAGCACAGATGAACTCCAGGAGTGACAAAGAATGTGTAGAACGTTGA